The following is a genomic window from Marinobacter sp. NP-4(2019).
AATCGTATCGACTGGATTGCCGGTATCATTAACGGCACCGGTAACTACATCCTGACCGAGATGCGCGCCGGCCGTGAATTTGCGGAAGTTCTGAAGGAAGCCCAGGACCTGGGGTATGCCGAAGCCGATCCGACCTTTGATGTCGAGGGTATCGATGCTGCACACAAACTGACCATTCTGGCCTCGGCCGGTTTTGGTGTGCCGCTGCAGTTCGAGAAAGCCTATACCGAGGGCATCTCGCAGATTACACCTTACGATATTGCGCACGCGGAGTTGCTGGGCTATCGGATCAAGCATCTTGGTATTGCCCGTCGTCGCGATGACGGTATCGAACTGCGTGTGCATCCGACCCTGGTGCCGCGGAGCCACCTGATCGCTCAGGTCGATGGCGTGCTCAACGCCGTTCTGGTGGATGGCGATGCCGTTGGCCAGACCATGTATTACGGTCCGGGCGCCGGCGACGAGGCAACGGCCTCCGCGGTCATTGCCGATATCGTGGACGTTGCCCGCACCGTGGCGGCCGGTAGCTCCCAGCGAGTGCCATACCTTGGCTTCGATCCGTCCGCGCTGGAAGACCTGGATGTGCTGCCGATGGAAGACGTCCAGTCGGCATACTATCTGCGAATCACTGCAATGGATCATCCTGGCGTGCTGGCCAAGGTGGCCTCGATTCTCAGTGAGCATGGCATCAACATCGAGTCGATCATGCAGAAGGAGTCCGAGCTGAAAGACGGCCGAATTCCGGTGATCATCCTGACTCACACGGTTCAGGAGCGTCAGGTAAACCGCGCCATCGAGGAGTTGGAAGCCCTGACGGACATCGATGGTCAGGTTGTTCGCATTCGCGCCGAAAACTTTAACTGACAGGTACGCACGTGAGATACATCAGTACACGGGGGAAGCTCCCGCCCTGGGGTTTGAAGACGTTCTGCTGACCGGGCTGGCCACCGATGGCGGCCTATATGTGCCGGAGTCACTGCCTCATTTCAGTCTGGAAGAAATCCGTAGCTGGCGTGGCCTGTCATACAGCGAACTGGCGTTTAACGTGATGTACCCGTTCGTCGATGATGCCATTCCGGAAGATGACTTCCGCAAGATGCTGGATGAAACCTACAGCGTATTTGCCCATCAGTCGGTTGCTCCGCTGGTTCAGCTCGACACCAATGAGTGGGTGCTGGAGCTTTTCCGTGGCCCGACCCTGGCGTTCAAGGATTTCGCCCTGCAACTGCTGGGTCGGCTGCTGGATTACGTGCTGGAGAAGCGCAAGCAACACGTGGTGATCATGGGGGCAACCTCGGGTGATACCGGTTCCGCCGCGATTGAGGGCTGTCGCCGTTGCGAACACGTGGATATTTTCATCCTGCATCCGTATGAGCGTGTGTCCGAGGTGCAGCGTCGCCAGATGACCACGGTGAAGGGTGACAACATCCATAACATCGCGGTGCGCGGCAACTTCGACGACTGTCAGCGCATGGTGAAGGAAAGCTTTGGTAACCAGTCGTTCCTGGGTGGCAAGACCCAACTGGCGGCGGTGAACTCCATCAATTGGGCGCGGATCATGGCCCAGATTGTCTATTATTTCCAGGCGTCGCTGGCTCTTGGTGGCCCGGATCGCAGCATGGCGTTTTCGGTGCCCACGGGTAATTTTGGTGACATTTTTGCCGGTTATCTGGCGAAGAAAATGGGGCTGCCAATCTCCCAACTGGTGATCGCCACCAACCGCAACGACATTCTCCATCGCTTCATGAGCGGCAACAAATACGAGCAGCACAAGCTCGAACATACTCTCTCGCCAAGCATGGACATCATGGTGTCCAGCAATTTCGAGCGTCTGCTGTTCGACCTGCACGGCCGCGACGGAGCGGCGGTCAAACTGCTGTTGGAAAATGCCGCCAAGGGGCCGGTCAGTATTGAGGAATATCGCTGGAAGCACGCGCGTAAACTGTTCGACAGTGACGCAGTGGATGACAAGACCACCTGCGATACCATTCGCGAGATCTACGAGCAGAACGAATACCTGCTGGATCCACACACCGCCATTGGCGTACGCGCCGCCCGTAACTGTCGCCGCGACAAGGCTGTGCCGATGATTACTCTGGGCACGGCCCACCCGGCCAAGTTCCCGGATGCGATTGCCGAATCCGGTCTGACCATCAAGCCTCAACTGCCGGCGCACATGTCGGATCTGTTCGAGCGGGAGGAACGCTACACGGTACTGGAAAACAATATCGCGGGCGTTCAGGAATTCATCGCCAAGAACTGGAAGAATACCTGACCCGGTATGACACCCAAAAAGATCCTGCGTCGCCCCCGGCCAGAAACTCTTTCGGGCTGGGGGCAAAACCTGCCCCCTTTGCTTCGCCGTCTTTATGCCGCGCGCGGCGTTACCTCCGACGAACAGCTGAGTTATACCCTGAAACATCTGGCCTCGCCGATGGAGTTGCGCGGCATCGACCGGGCGGTGGAACTGCTGTCGGAAGCGATTGCCGGCCAGCAGCGGGTGATGATCCTCGGTGATTTCGACGCTGACGGCGCGACCAGTACTGCCGTCGCTATGCTCGGTCTCTCGATGCTGGGCCTGAAAAGCGTCGACTTCCGGGTGCCCAGCCGGTTTGCTGACGGTTATGGCCTGACCCCCGGCATCATCCATCGGCTCAAAGATGAGGGTGAGCTGCCCGACCTGATCGTTACGGTGGACAATGGCATTTCCGCTGTTGAGGGCGTCCGGGCGGCGAAAGAGCTGGGTATCCGGGTGGTTGTCACCGACCACCACTTGGCGGGCGAAACCCTGCCGAATGCGGATGCGATTGTGAACCCCAATCAGCCGGGCTGCCTGTTTCTCAGCAAAAACGCCGCCGGTGTCGGCGTGATGTTCTATGTGCTCACCGCGCTACGCAAACACCTGCGGGAACAGGGCAGGCTGCCGGAGCCGCAGCCCAACCTGGGCACCTTGCTGGATCTGGTGGCGCTGGGCACTGTGGCCGATGTGGTGCCGCTGGATCACAACAACCGGATTTTTGTCGAACAGGG
Proteins encoded in this region:
- a CDS encoding homoserine dehydrogenase, coding for MKDVSVGICGLGTVGGGTFNVLTRNAKLIAGRAGCNIRIGRVASRTPREDIDMDGIPFSTDIFDVINDSDIDVVVELIGGYEAARELVLAAIKNGKHVVTANKALIAVHGNEIFEAAEKANVIVAYEAGVAGGIPVIKSVREGMAANRIDWIAGIINGTGNYILTEMRAGREFAEVLKEAQDLGYAEADPTFDVEGIDAAHKLTILASAGFGVPLQFEKAYTEGISQITPYDIAHAELLGYRIKHLGIARRRDDGIELRVHPTLVPRSHLIAQVDGVLNAVLVDGDAVGQTMYYGPGAGDEATASAVIADIVDVARTVAAGSSQRVPYLGFDPSALEDLDVLPMEDVQSAYYLRITAMDHPGVLAKVASILSEHGINIESIMQKESELKDGRIPVIILTHTVQERQVNRAIEELEALTDIDGQVVRIRAENFN